In one window of Syngnathus scovelli strain Florida chromosome 20, RoL_Ssco_1.2, whole genome shotgun sequence DNA:
- the LOC125989835 gene encoding heterogeneous nuclear ribonucleoprotein Q isoform X2, whose protein sequence is MATDHVNGNGTEEPMDTTMAAAASRSEHFQALLDADLPQKVAEKLDELYIAGLVAHSDLDERAIEALKEFNEEGALQVLLQFKESDLSHVQNKSAYLCGVMKTYRQREKQGAKVTDATKGPDEAKIKELLARTHYTLDVTTGQRKYGGPPPESVYTGLQPTVGTEIFVGKIPRDLFEDELVPHFEEAGPIWDLRLMMDPLSGLNRGYAFVTFCTKEAAQEAVRLCNNCEIRPGKHIGVCISVANNRLFVGSIPKSKTKEQIEEEFSKVTEGLSDVILYHQPDDKKKNRGFCFLEYEDHKTAAQARRRLMSGKVKVWNNVVTVEWADPIEDPDPEVMAKVKVLFVRNLANSVTEEILESSFSQFGKVDRVKKLKDYAFVHFEERDGAVKALAEMNGKELEGEPVEIVFAKPPDQKRKERKAQRQAAKTQMYDDYYYYSPPHHMPPPGRGRGRGGGGRRGVASYSYTPDYYGYEDYYDYYSYDYDYHKYRGGGGYDDPYYGYDEFQAPARGRGGSRGARGGASPGRGRGGEAGPSRGRGSFSQRGGPGPGPAHGGRGARGSAQPRGRGGQGQGVWADPDTSP, encoded by the exons ATGGCCACCGATCACGTCAACGGGAACGGGACGGAGGAACCGATGGACACGACGATGGCAGCCGCCGCCTCCCGCTCGGAACACTTCCAGGCCTTACTGGATGCCGACTTGCCTCAGAAAGTGGCTGAGAAGTTGGACGAGCTCTACATCGCAG GTCTGGTGGCACACAGCGACCTGGACGAAAGAGCCATCGAAGCTCTGAAGGAGTTCAACGAGGAGGGAGCCCTGCAGGTCCTGCTCCAGTTTAAAGAGAGCGACCTGTCTCACGTTCAG AACAAAAGTGCCTATCTGTGCGGAGTGATGAAGACCTACAGGCAGCGTGAGAAGCAAGGGGCCAAGGTCACCGATGCCACCAAAGGACCCGACGAGGCCAAAATCAAAGAGCTCTTGGCCAGAACCCACTACACTCTGGACGTAACAACGGGCCAGCGGAAGTATGGCGGACCGCCGCCCGAGTCGGTGTACACGGGGCTTCAACCCACCGTGGGAACGGAG ATATTTGTGGGCAAGATCCCCCGCGACCTGTTTGAAGATGAGCTGGTTCCTCACTTTGAGGAGGCGGGGCCTATTTGGGACCTCCGCCTCATGATGGACCCTCTGAGCGGCTTGAACAGAGGATACGCCTTTGTCACCTTCTGCACCAAGGAGGCTGCGCAGGAGGCCGTCAGGCTG TGTAACAATTGCGAGATCCGACCGGGCAAGCACATCGGCGTGTGCATATCGGTGGCCAACAACCGTCTGTTCGTGGGCTCCATCCCCAAAAGCAAAACCAAGGAGCAAATCGAGGAGGAGTTCTCCAAGGTCACAG AGGGCCTCAGTGACGTCATCCTCTACCATCAGCCTGACGACAAGAAGAAGAACAGAGGCTTCTGCTTCCTGGAGTACGAAGACCACAAAACAGCCGCTCAGGCGCGGCGGCGCCTGATGAGCGGCAAGGTAAAGGTTTGGAACAACGTGGTGACGGTGGAGTGGGCCGACCCCATCGAGGACCCGGACCCCGAGGTCATGGCCAAG GTCAAAGTGTTGTTTGTGCGCAATCTGGCCAACAGCGTCACCGAAGAGATCCTGGAGAGCAGCTTCAGTCAGTTTGGGAAAGTGGATCGAGTGAAGAAGCTCAAAGATTACGCTTTTGTTCACTTTGAAGAGCGCGACGGCGCCGTCAAG GCGCTGGCTGAAATGAATGGCAAGGAGCTGGAAGGAGAGCCTGTGGAAATAGTCTTTGCCAAGCCGCCGGATCAGAAAAGGAAAGAACGCAAAGCTCAGCGACAGGCGGCCAAGACACAAAT GTATGACGACTATTACTATTATTCCCCCCCGCATCACATGCCGCCTCCCGGTAGAGGGAGGGGCAGAGGCGGCGGTGGCAGACGGGGTGTTGCCAGCTACTCGTACACGCCCGACTACTACGGCTACGAGGACTACTACGACTACTACAGCTACGATTACGACTACCACAAGtaccgcggcggcggcggctatgACGACCCCTACTACGGCTACGATGAGTTCCAGGCACCTGCCCGCGGCCGCGGCGGTAGCAGGGGTGCCAGGGGCGGAGCCTCTCCAGGTCGAGGGCGCGGCGGCGAAGCTGGCCCTTCCCGAGGCCGAGGCAGCTTCTCTCAGCGTGGCGGGCCGGGACCCGGACCGGCGCACGGAGGGCGCGGCGCCAGAGGTTCCGCGCAGCCGCGAGGGCGAGGAGGG CAGGGGCAAGGCGTCTGGGCCGATCCTGATACGTCGCCGTGA
- the LOC125989835 gene encoding heterogeneous nuclear ribonucleoprotein Q isoform X1 yields MATDHVNGNGTEEPMDTTMAAAASRSEHFQALLDADLPQKVAEKLDELYIAGLVAHSDLDERAIEALKEFNEEGALQVLLQFKESDLSHVQNKSAYLCGVMKTYRQREKQGAKVTDATKGPDEAKIKELLARTHYTLDVTTGQRKYGGPPPESVYTGLQPTVGTEIFVGKIPRDLFEDELVPHFEEAGPIWDLRLMMDPLSGLNRGYAFVTFCTKEAAQEAVRLCNNCEIRPGKHIGVCISVANNRLFVGSIPKSKTKEQIEEEFSKVTEGLSDVILYHQPDDKKKNRGFCFLEYEDHKTAAQARRRLMSGKVKVWNNVVTVEWADPIEDPDPEVMAKVKVLFVRNLANSVTEEILESSFSQFGKVDRVKKLKDYAFVHFEERDGAVKALAEMNGKELEGEPVEIVFAKPPDQKRKERKAQRQAAKTQMYDDYYYYSPPHHMPPPGRGRGRGGGGRRGVASYSYTPDYYGYEDYYDYYSYDYDYHKYRGGGGYDDPYYGYDEFQAPARGRGGSRGARGGASPGRGRGGEAGPSRGRGSFSQRGGPGPGPAHGGRGARGSAQPRGRGGVRGTRGVRGANVGGAKRKADGYNQPDSKRRQTNSHNWGSQPIAQQPLQGDDHSSYSAYQSDNQEFYQDSFGQQWK; encoded by the exons ATGGCCACCGATCACGTCAACGGGAACGGGACGGAGGAACCGATGGACACGACGATGGCAGCCGCCGCCTCCCGCTCGGAACACTTCCAGGCCTTACTGGATGCCGACTTGCCTCAGAAAGTGGCTGAGAAGTTGGACGAGCTCTACATCGCAG GTCTGGTGGCACACAGCGACCTGGACGAAAGAGCCATCGAAGCTCTGAAGGAGTTCAACGAGGAGGGAGCCCTGCAGGTCCTGCTCCAGTTTAAAGAGAGCGACCTGTCTCACGTTCAG AACAAAAGTGCCTATCTGTGCGGAGTGATGAAGACCTACAGGCAGCGTGAGAAGCAAGGGGCCAAGGTCACCGATGCCACCAAAGGACCCGACGAGGCCAAAATCAAAGAGCTCTTGGCCAGAACCCACTACACTCTGGACGTAACAACGGGCCAGCGGAAGTATGGCGGACCGCCGCCCGAGTCGGTGTACACGGGGCTTCAACCCACCGTGGGAACGGAG ATATTTGTGGGCAAGATCCCCCGCGACCTGTTTGAAGATGAGCTGGTTCCTCACTTTGAGGAGGCGGGGCCTATTTGGGACCTCCGCCTCATGATGGACCCTCTGAGCGGCTTGAACAGAGGATACGCCTTTGTCACCTTCTGCACCAAGGAGGCTGCGCAGGAGGCCGTCAGGCTG TGTAACAATTGCGAGATCCGACCGGGCAAGCACATCGGCGTGTGCATATCGGTGGCCAACAACCGTCTGTTCGTGGGCTCCATCCCCAAAAGCAAAACCAAGGAGCAAATCGAGGAGGAGTTCTCCAAGGTCACAG AGGGCCTCAGTGACGTCATCCTCTACCATCAGCCTGACGACAAGAAGAAGAACAGAGGCTTCTGCTTCCTGGAGTACGAAGACCACAAAACAGCCGCTCAGGCGCGGCGGCGCCTGATGAGCGGCAAGGTAAAGGTTTGGAACAACGTGGTGACGGTGGAGTGGGCCGACCCCATCGAGGACCCGGACCCCGAGGTCATGGCCAAG GTCAAAGTGTTGTTTGTGCGCAATCTGGCCAACAGCGTCACCGAAGAGATCCTGGAGAGCAGCTTCAGTCAGTTTGGGAAAGTGGATCGAGTGAAGAAGCTCAAAGATTACGCTTTTGTTCACTTTGAAGAGCGCGACGGCGCCGTCAAG GCGCTGGCTGAAATGAATGGCAAGGAGCTGGAAGGAGAGCCTGTGGAAATAGTCTTTGCCAAGCCGCCGGATCAGAAAAGGAAAGAACGCAAAGCTCAGCGACAGGCGGCCAAGACACAAAT GTATGACGACTATTACTATTATTCCCCCCCGCATCACATGCCGCCTCCCGGTAGAGGGAGGGGCAGAGGCGGCGGTGGCAGACGGGGTGTTGCCAGCTACTCGTACACGCCCGACTACTACGGCTACGAGGACTACTACGACTACTACAGCTACGATTACGACTACCACAAGtaccgcggcggcggcggctatgACGACCCCTACTACGGCTACGATGAGTTCCAGGCACCTGCCCGCGGCCGCGGCGGTAGCAGGGGTGCCAGGGGCGGAGCCTCTCCAGGTCGAGGGCGCGGCGGCGAAGCTGGCCCTTCCCGAGGCCGAGGCAGCTTCTCTCAGCGTGGCGGGCCGGGACCCGGACCGGCGCACGGAGGGCGCGGCGCCAGAGGTTCCGCGCAGCCGCGAGGGCGAGGAGGGGTACGTGGTACGCGGGGCGTCCGCGGTGCAAATGTAGGAGGAGCGAAACGCAAAGCCGACGGGTACAACCAACCCGATTCCAAGCGGCGCCAGACCAATAGTCACAACTGGGGCTCCCAGCCCATCGCTCAGCAACCGCTCCAAGGCGACGACCACTCGAGCTATTCCGCCTACCAATCTGACAACCAGGAATTTTATCAAGATTCTTTCGGGCAGCAGTGGAAGTAG